The Hyphococcus flavus genome contains a region encoding:
- a CDS encoding polyprenyl synthetase family protein: MSAFESTIKETAALIETALDDFLPQSDGPLGRVVDAMRWGALDGGKRLRPFLVIAAADMFDAPRARSIRVGCAVEMIHCYSLVHDDLPAMDDSDLRRGRPSVHKKFDDATAILAGDALLTQAFEILAELETHPDGNVRCAVALELARASGKAGMVGGQMIDIYAEQKDFDLAGVTQLQRLKTGALIRFGAVGGGLIAEASSDEVAALAAYAEDLGLAFQIVDDILDATADAETLGKPAGQDAEMDKATFIKLLGMDGAKSKAAELVERCKSHLDPFGDAAAPLKGAADFVFERKS, encoded by the coding sequence ATGTCTGCATTTGAAAGTACAATAAAAGAAACCGCCGCTCTTATCGAAACGGCGCTTGATGACTTTTTACCCCAAAGTGACGGGCCATTGGGGCGAGTTGTCGACGCCATGCGCTGGGGCGCGCTCGACGGCGGTAAGCGGCTGCGTCCGTTCTTAGTGATTGCAGCGGCGGACATGTTCGATGCGCCGCGTGCGCGCTCAATCCGTGTCGGCTGCGCTGTTGAGATGATCCATTGCTATTCGCTGGTTCATGATGATCTGCCAGCGATGGATGATTCTGATCTGCGCCGGGGGCGGCCGTCGGTGCATAAAAAGTTTGATGATGCGACAGCGATCCTAGCTGGCGACGCTTTACTCACCCAGGCATTTGAAATTCTGGCCGAGCTGGAAACCCACCCCGACGGCAATGTGCGTTGCGCCGTGGCGCTGGAACTTGCCCGGGCCTCCGGCAAGGCTGGCATGGTGGGCGGTCAGATGATTGACATCTATGCTGAGCAAAAAGATTTTGACCTTGCGGGCGTCACTCAATTGCAGCGGCTCAAAACCGGCGCGCTGATACGCTTTGGCGCGGTCGGCGGCGGCCTGATTGCTGAGGCCTCAAGTGATGAAGTGGCGGCGCTGGCGGCCTATGCCGAGGATCTTGGCCTCGCGTTCCAGATTGTTGATGACATTCTCGATGCGACGGCGGATGCAGAAACCCTCGGCAAACCGGCGGGGCAGGATGCGGAGATGGACAAAGCGACGTTCATCAAGCTGCTCGGCATGGATGGGGCCAAGTCAAAAGCGGCGGAACTTGTGGAGCGGTGTAAATCTCACCTCGACCCGTTTGGCGACGCCGCCGCGCCGCTCAAAGGCGCCGCTGATTTTGTCTTTGAACGGAAGAGTTAA
- a CDS encoding MMPL family transporter, with amino-acid sequence MLKFIETLLGTLAEGSRRAGAPFAASVLFLAILAGAYAATNLKVNTDTSAMLDPALPFQQRAAELRDAFPEMKEDVIVVIRAPSLDEADAYAAALRDKLASHDDFTSVFAPAQEPFFRENGLLYLSVDELEGRLSQMSQAAGLIETLIESPTVGTLFTTMADNDRLAERSDLGQETLQRIYAELGDVVEASLAGQQRPFSWMGAIDEEMAEKEAHTRLLYATPVLDYTRLQPAKGAINALRAETLEMNTRFGGRVQTYITGDPSLRLEELEAVTTGIGYSFLLSFILVSLLLLLCYRSIGMAVLTLLGLIVTLTFTSAFAAAFMGELNLVSVAFTVLLVGLGLDFAIHLFLHIQERRAAGQDNREALKGALHEVGPALALAGPTTALAFLSFVPTKFDGIAQLGMIAAVGVIIALLVTMTYGPSALALFKSRPQQTANGRVRKVFDSISKVSGPVAIATIALGVVALFLMPQVRFDADQMALRNPNAQSVVGFNLLFEDPQTLPYRLSRLVDSEDAAVETASAASALETVAAVRSLPDFVPDAQDEKLELIDFGAGGIVLALDAAPGSVEGPPAADGIRALQGRLDEAYEDGAGARLAALLTEIDTSNEAQVAYLQENIFAYWPQLVSLLRAQMNADYVDIDTLPETLKSRYLSDDGKWRVDIMPKGDVRDFKELDKFVDEVEAVIPDLAGGAYQARKAGETISQAMLQATGIAFGIISVFLWLLVRRLRTVLLMLFPLALAAVLTAATGVILNIPFNYANVIVLPLLIGIGVDSGIHLVMRQRQIAAGEGIYGTSTPRAVLFAALTTVASFGSLMLSPHRGTASMGELLSIAILFTLICTLIVLPAAFNYEEKRASKGL; translated from the coding sequence ATGCTGAAATTCATCGAAACCTTGCTGGGGACATTGGCTGAAGGGTCCCGGCGGGCCGGTGCGCCTTTCGCTGCGTCGGTCCTGTTCCTGGCGATCCTCGCCGGCGCCTATGCGGCGACAAACCTCAAAGTGAACACCGATACGAGCGCCATGCTCGACCCGGCGTTGCCGTTCCAGCAGCGCGCGGCTGAGCTGCGCGATGCATTCCCGGAAATGAAGGAAGACGTGATCGTCGTCATCAGGGCGCCGAGCCTTGATGAAGCGGACGCTTACGCTGCGGCGCTAAGGGACAAGCTCGCAAGCCATGATGACTTCACCAGCGTCTTCGCCCCGGCGCAGGAACCATTTTTCCGTGAGAACGGCCTCCTCTACTTAAGCGTCGATGAGTTGGAAGGCCGACTTTCGCAGATGTCGCAAGCGGCGGGACTCATTGAAACGCTGATCGAGAGCCCGACAGTCGGCACGCTGTTCACGACCATGGCGGACAATGACCGGCTCGCCGAACGATCCGATCTGGGTCAGGAAACTCTGCAACGCATCTACGCCGAACTGGGCGACGTGGTTGAAGCCAGCCTCGCCGGCCAGCAACGCCCGTTTTCATGGATGGGCGCTATCGATGAAGAAATGGCGGAAAAGGAAGCGCACACGCGTCTTCTTTATGCAACGCCGGTACTTGACTATACGCGTCTGCAACCAGCCAAGGGCGCGATCAACGCCCTGCGCGCTGAAACCCTTGAAATGAACACCCGGTTCGGCGGACGCGTTCAAACCTACATCACGGGCGATCCTTCACTGCGATTGGAAGAGCTCGAAGCGGTCACCACCGGCATCGGCTATTCTTTTTTACTTTCGTTCATTCTGGTCTCGCTGCTTTTGCTCCTTTGCTACCGGTCTATCGGCATGGCGGTGCTGACCCTGTTGGGCCTGATCGTCACGCTGACGTTTACATCCGCTTTCGCCGCCGCCTTTATGGGCGAGCTAAACCTCGTGTCGGTGGCGTTCACGGTGCTGCTCGTCGGGCTGGGGTTGGATTTTGCGATCCACCTGTTTCTTCACATTCAGGAACGGCGCGCCGCAGGGCAGGATAATCGCGAGGCGTTAAAAGGCGCGTTGCATGAGGTCGGGCCGGCTCTGGCGCTCGCAGGACCGACCACCGCGCTGGCGTTTCTTTCGTTCGTTCCAACGAAGTTCGACGGCATCGCCCAACTCGGCATGATCGCCGCCGTCGGCGTCATAATCGCGCTCCTGGTGACGATGACGTACGGCCCTTCCGCGCTGGCGCTGTTCAAGAGCCGACCGCAACAGACCGCTAACGGGCGCGTTCGCAAGGTGTTCGATTCCATTTCCAAAGTCTCGGGCCCAGTGGCGATCGCCACCATAGCACTTGGCGTTGTAGCGCTGTTTTTAATGCCGCAGGTACGCTTCGACGCCGACCAGATGGCGCTCAGAAACCCCAATGCCCAATCTGTGGTTGGCTTCAATCTGCTCTTCGAAGACCCGCAAACGCTGCCCTATCGGCTGAGCCGGCTGGTCGATTCCGAAGACGCAGCCGTTGAAACCGCGAGCGCCGCCAGCGCGCTTGAAACTGTTGCTGCGGTGCGCTCTCTGCCCGATTTCGTGCCGGATGCGCAGGACGAAAAACTTGAACTCATTGATTTTGGCGCAGGCGGCATTGTCCTTGCTCTCGACGCAGCGCCAGGGTCCGTTGAAGGACCGCCCGCAGCCGATGGGATTAGGGCGCTGCAAGGCCGGCTTGATGAAGCCTATGAGGATGGCGCCGGCGCCCGCCTCGCCGCGTTGCTGACGGAGATCGATACGTCAAACGAAGCGCAGGTTGCTTACTTACAGGAAAACATCTTCGCGTACTGGCCGCAGCTCGTCTCATTGCTGCGCGCGCAGATGAACGCAGACTACGTCGATATCGACACGCTGCCGGAAACGTTGAAGTCGCGTTACCTGAGCGATGATGGCAAGTGGCGCGTGGACATCATGCCCAAGGGCGACGTTCGCGATTTCAAGGAACTCGATAAGTTCGTCGATGAAGTCGAAGCGGTCATTCCCGATCTCGCCGGCGGCGCCTATCAGGCGCGCAAGGCAGGCGAAACGATTTCACAGGCGATGTTGCAGGCGACAGGCATCGCCTTTGGCATCATCTCTGTCTTTTTGTGGCTGTTGGTGCGCCGGCTCCGCACGGTGTTGCTGATGCTGTTCCCGCTGGCGCTCGCCGCCGTGCTGACCGCCGCCACAGGCGTTATCCTCAATATCCCGTTCAACTACGCCAATGTAATCGTGCTCCCGCTCCTCATCGGCATCGGTGTCGATAGCGGCATTCACCTCGTCATGCGCCAGCGCCAGATCGCGGCGGGTGAAGGCATCTACGGCACCTCAACGCCGCGCGCCGTCCTATTCGCGGCGCTGACGACGGTGGCGTCGTTCGGCAGCCTGATGCTCTCTCCCCATCGCGGCACCGCGTCCATGGGCGAGCTATTGTCGATCGCCATCCTCTTCACGCTGATTTGCACGCTCATCGTCCTGCCCGCGGCGTTCAATTACGAGGAAAAGCGAGCTTCGAAGGGACTTTAG
- the hpnC gene encoding squalene synthase HpnC: MSTSLHTPVSSPSSEPSPAGAETPSGKGAKDENFPVGSFLLPKHLRPHVAKYYAFARAIDDIADNGALSPEDKIKRLTSFDAALKGEPGYGGEYQKAHDLRESMKETGVTTKHGSDLVAAFILDAEKSRYASWEELLGYCELSANPVGRYLLDLHGEDKSGYRYSDALCTVLQIVNHLQDCGDDRRELDRIYIIEDWLKEENEDITVVDRDAVSPGFRNVMDRMLDGCESLMSDARKLPSALNSKHLAMESAIIVRLAERLIQLLRKGDPLAKRVALNKVDFASAGLRGAAAGFFEAGRGAA; this comes from the coding sequence ATGTCAACAAGCCTTCATACGCCAGTTTCATCTCCTTCGTCTGAGCCATCTCCGGCAGGCGCCGAGACCCCTTCCGGCAAAGGGGCGAAGGACGAGAATTTTCCCGTCGGTTCTTTCCTCCTGCCGAAGCATTTGCGGCCTCATGTGGCCAAGTACTACGCTTTCGCTCGTGCGATCGATGACATCGCCGACAATGGCGCGCTGTCGCCGGAAGACAAGATCAAACGGCTGACCTCGTTCGACGCTGCGTTAAAAGGCGAACCCGGATATGGTGGCGAGTATCAAAAAGCGCATGACTTGCGGGAAAGCATGAAGGAGACAGGCGTCACGACCAAACACGGTTCCGATCTTGTCGCCGCCTTTATCCTCGACGCCGAAAAAAGCCGTTACGCATCCTGGGAAGAATTGCTCGGCTATTGCGAGCTTTCCGCCAATCCTGTGGGCCGTTATCTTCTTGACCTGCATGGAGAGGATAAGTCTGGTTACCGGTATTCAGATGCGTTGTGCACAGTGTTGCAGATCGTCAATCATTTGCAGGATTGCGGCGATGACCGGCGTGAGTTGGATCGCATTTACATCATTGAAGACTGGCTGAAGGAAGAAAACGAAGATATTACGGTAGTCGATCGAGATGCTGTATCTCCGGGCTTTCGAAACGTTATGGATCGAATGCTGGACGGCTGCGAAAGCTTGATGAGCGATGCGCGCAAACTGCCCTCGGCCCTGAATTCTAAACATCTGGCGATGGAGTCCGCAATTATCGTTCGTCTTGCCGAGCGGTTGATTCAGTTATTGCGAAAGGGCGACCCGCTCGCAAAACGCGTCGCCCTGAATAAAGTCGACTTTGCCTCAGCCGGATTGCGCGGCGCGGCCGCGGGCTTTTTCGAGGCTGGCAGGGGCGCTGCATAA
- a CDS encoding squalene/phytoene synthase family protein gives MTAHPAISPEEARQHAFETVKRSKTSFGPGMRILSKPRREGMYAVYAFCREVDDIADEGGTLDQKRKALAGWRAEIDRLYRGVPEYPTGVALLEPVEKFNLPKDEFFLMIEGMEMDAEGPVVAPGLEALFAYTRRVAGAVGQLSMPIFGAPAGKVSDDFAISLGDALQFTNILRDIEQDAGEGRLYLPKELLEKHHCPMTPDEIADAPGLPALREDMAKIAREKFSHARNALKSLDWKILRPALLMMGVYERYLDKMTARGWDNGQPRVTIPNHEKAMIAMRWLAAPKLERQEAHA, from the coding sequence ATGACTGCGCATCCTGCTATCTCGCCGGAAGAGGCGCGCCAGCACGCCTTTGAAACCGTCAAGCGCTCGAAAACATCGTTCGGTCCCGGCATGCGGATATTATCAAAACCGCGCCGCGAAGGCATGTACGCCGTTTATGCCTTTTGCCGCGAGGTTGATGATATTGCAGATGAAGGCGGCACGCTTGACCAAAAGCGAAAAGCGTTAGCCGGATGGCGTGCGGAAATTGATCGCCTTTACCGGGGCGTTCCGGAATACCCGACAGGCGTTGCGCTTCTCGAGCCCGTCGAAAAATTTAATCTTCCCAAAGACGAATTCTTTTTGATGATCGAAGGGATGGAGATGGACGCCGAAGGGCCGGTCGTGGCGCCGGGCCTTGAAGCGCTTTTTGCTTATACGCGCCGCGTCGCCGGCGCAGTCGGGCAACTCTCCATGCCGATCTTCGGCGCCCCGGCGGGTAAAGTGTCGGATGATTTCGCCATTTCGCTGGGCGATGCATTGCAGTTCACAAACATCCTTCGCGATATAGAACAAGACGCTGGCGAAGGCCGCCTTTATCTGCCGAAAGAGTTGTTAGAAAAACATCACTGCCCGATGACGCCGGATGAGATCGCCGACGCGCCGGGCCTGCCCGCATTGCGCGAAGATATGGCGAAAATAGCGCGGGAGAAATTCTCTCATGCGCGCAACGCGCTAAAGTCTCTCGACTGGAAAATATTGCGGCCGGCGCTTTTGATGATGGGCGTTTATGAACGCTATCTCGACAAGATGACCGCGCGCGGCTGGGATAACGGCCAGCCGCGCGTCACCATACCCAATCATGAAAAGGCGATGATCGCCATGCGCTGGCTGGCCGCGCCGAAACTGGAAAGACAAGAGGCGCACGCATGA
- the ispH gene encoding 4-hydroxy-3-methylbut-2-enyl diphosphate reductase, which translates to MSDRAQASNNEEIKVVLAQPRGFCAGVERAIDIVERALEKYGAPVYVRHEIVHNKFVVDTLRERGAIFVEEIDEIPTGAVTVFSAHGVAKKVENGALVRELDVIDATCPLVTKVHKEGRRYAEKGYDIVLIGHIGHPEVEGTLGQIPGTVHVISEPEDVAGLSVADDERVAFVTQTTLSVNDTKDVIAALKKRFPSIIGPDTRDICYATQNRQTAVIAMAKQVDLLLVVGAHNSSNSNRLREIGENFGIPSYLIEDASMFDPAWLQGVKTVGLTAGASAPETLVQETIARVRNYRTVTVETLDGVQENIHFKLPKELSDVERPKDAMEAWAVTTA; encoded by the coding sequence ATGTCCGATCGGGCGCAAGCGTCTAACAATGAAGAAATCAAGGTCGTGCTCGCCCAGCCGCGCGGCTTCTGCGCTGGTGTTGAGCGCGCCATCGATATCGTAGAGCGCGCGCTCGAAAAATACGGCGCGCCCGTCTATGTCCGCCACGAGATTGTTCACAACAAATTCGTCGTTGATACGCTGCGCGAACGCGGCGCGATTTTTGTCGAGGAAATCGACGAAATCCCGACCGGCGCGGTTACGGTCTTTTCTGCTCATGGCGTCGCCAAAAAGGTTGAGAACGGCGCCCTGGTACGTGAGCTGGACGTCATTGACGCCACCTGCCCGCTGGTGACGAAAGTTCATAAAGAGGGCCGCCGCTACGCTGAAAAAGGCTATGACATTGTGCTGATCGGCCATATCGGCCACCCGGAAGTCGAAGGCACGTTGGGCCAAATTCCGGGTACGGTGCATGTAATTTCAGAACCCGAAGACGTCGCCGGGCTGAGTGTCGCTGACGACGAGCGCGTCGCCTTTGTCACCCAGACCACATTGTCCGTGAATGATACAAAAGACGTCATCGCGGCGCTCAAAAAACGCTTCCCCAGCATCATCGGTCCTGACACGCGTGACATTTGCTACGCAACACAAAACCGGCAAACCGCCGTCATCGCCATGGCGAAACAGGTGGACCTGTTGCTTGTCGTCGGCGCACATAACAGCTCGAACTCAAACCGCTTGCGCGAAATCGGCGAGAACTTCGGCATTCCGAGCTATTTGATCGAAGATGCGTCGATGTTCGACCCGGCCTGGCTTCAAGGCGTCAAAACCGTCGGTCTCACCGCCGGCGCTTCAGCGCCTGAAACACTGGTGCAGGAAACTATAGCACGCGTGCGCAATTACAGGACCGTCACCGTCGAAACCCTCGACGGTGTTCAGGAAAACATCCATTTCAAACTGCCTAAAGAGCTTTCAGACGTCGAGCGCCCGAAAGACGCTATGGAAGCCTGGGCCGTTACTACCGCTTGA
- a CDS encoding glycosyltransferase — protein MLTFIAFLSLLAWLWLTFLQGNFWRASERLTDAPEPENWPEVVAVIPARNEAETIGAVISAHVAADYPGRFSVIVADDGSTDGTATIAAAAGDSDRLEIVSVPDLPNGWSGKLWAIHNGLMQASKLSPEAKYVLLTDADIQLSPDTLTRLVAKAEKEKLALTSLMAKLDSRGPWASFLIPAFIYFFQKLYPFPRANDPDDNLAAAAGGCMLVRRDAIEAIGGIERIKGALIDDCTFAKAIKDITPSTRIWLGIADSEAVSLRDNRELSSIWNMVARTAYAQLGYSPLLLFGTVMGMALVYLAAPLVLLTIFFHWNFSALFYALITCGLMAYTYWPTLRLYGRAPWEAVLLPAAGALYTAMTVSSAMRYWRGEGGQWKGRTYS, from the coding sequence ATGCTTACATTTATCGCCTTTCTGTCGCTTTTGGCCTGGCTATGGCTAACCTTCCTGCAGGGGAATTTCTGGCGGGCTTCAGAACGGCTGACCGATGCGCCGGAACCTGAGAACTGGCCGGAAGTTGTCGCGGTAATCCCTGCCCGAAACGAGGCGGAAACCATCGGCGCGGTCATCTCAGCGCATGTGGCCGCCGACTATCCCGGCCGTTTTTCCGTCATCGTCGCTGATGACGGCTCGACGGACGGCACGGCTACGATCGCGGCAGCGGCTGGTGATAGCGACCGGCTTGAAATTGTATCTGTGCCTGATCTGCCCAACGGATGGAGCGGCAAGCTATGGGCGATTCACAACGGCCTGATGCAAGCAAGTAAACTCTCACCTGAAGCTAAATATGTCTTGCTCACAGATGCAGACATTCAATTGTCGCCTGACACGTTAACGCGGCTCGTGGCGAAAGCGGAAAAGGAAAAGCTCGCACTGACATCGCTAATGGCGAAGCTCGACTCGCGTGGGCCATGGGCGTCGTTTCTGATACCGGCGTTTATCTATTTCTTTCAGAAACTCTATCCGTTTCCACGCGCTAACGATCCAGATGACAATCTCGCGGCGGCGGCAGGCGGGTGCATGCTGGTGCGCCGTGACGCAATCGAGGCTATTGGGGGTATTGAACGGATAAAAGGCGCGCTCATCGATGATTGCACGTTCGCTAAAGCCATTAAGGACATCACGCCTTCAACCAGAATTTGGCTGGGAATCGCTGATTCAGAAGCCGTTAGTCTGCGCGACAATCGCGAGCTGTCATCAATCTGGAACATGGTGGCGCGCACCGCCTATGCCCAATTGGGCTATTCGCCGCTGTTGCTGTTCGGGACCGTAATGGGCATGGCGCTCGTGTATCTGGCGGCACCGCTCGTGTTGCTAACAATATTCTTTCACTGGAATTTTTCCGCCCTGTTCTACGCGCTGATTACCTGCGGACTGATGGCTTATACCTACTGGCCGACGTTACGGCTTTATGGCCGCGCGCCATGGGAAGCTGTATTGTTGCCGGCCGCTGGCGCGCTTTACACGGCAATGACGGTGTCGTCCGCCATGCGTTACTGGCGCGGCGAAGGCGGCCAGTGGAAAGGCCGAACCTATAGCTAG
- the hpnE gene encoding hydroxysqualene dehydroxylase HpnE: MSRVHIIGAGLSGLAAAVRLIENDMKVTVYEGAGQAGGRCRTFYDKHLEREIDNGNHLIMSGNKSALSYMQRIGAEDPLTGPPFAMYPFVDVQSGKRWTVRINEGPIPFWVFDKQWRVPDTGVMDYVKAAGIAFADKDKTVAEVVDQKSPLYERFWEPLTLAVLNTTPAKGQAKLLWRVIRETFLLGGQASIPLTARTGLGHAFIDPAVKFIEQNGGVVRLGARVRSVWMEGGEVTTLNFADETVTLEEGDKVIFAIPPTRLKDLLPDVDPPEDDASILNIHYRMAKPVPTKALGEGPFIGMIGSDGQWAFVRDDVISLTTSASNAIGTDDRPNDDVVAKIWRETQIALDLGNEEYERVRVIREKRATPDQSPAGARKRLKPDTQWRNLFLAGDHIDTGVPATIEGSIRSGERAAELATTVMGK, translated from the coding sequence ATGAGCCGGGTTCATATTATCGGCGCCGGGCTTTCCGGCCTTGCGGCGGCAGTGCGCCTTATCGAAAATGACATGAAGGTCACCGTTTATGAAGGCGCGGGGCAGGCGGGTGGTCGTTGCCGCACGTTCTACGACAAGCACCTTGAACGTGAAATCGACAACGGCAACCACCTGATTATGTCGGGCAACAAGTCGGCGTTGTCTTACATGCAGCGGATTGGCGCGGAAGACCCGCTCACCGGCCCGCCATTCGCCATGTATCCCTTTGTTGATGTGCAGTCCGGCAAACGCTGGACGGTGCGCATCAATGAAGGGCCGATCCCGTTCTGGGTCTTCGACAAACAATGGCGCGTGCCGGACACAGGCGTCATGGATTACGTCAAAGCGGCCGGAATTGCCTTTGCAGATAAAGATAAAACCGTCGCAGAGGTCGTTGATCAAAAAAGTCCGCTCTATGAGCGTTTCTGGGAGCCGCTGACGCTGGCGGTGCTGAACACCACGCCCGCGAAAGGCCAGGCAAAACTGTTGTGGCGCGTCATTCGCGAAACGTTTCTGCTGGGCGGTCAGGCGTCAATACCGCTGACGGCGCGGACGGGTCTCGGCCATGCTTTCATCGATCCGGCGGTTAAGTTTATTGAGCAAAACGGCGGCGTGGTGCGACTCGGCGCGCGCGTGCGCAGCGTCTGGATGGAGGGCGGCGAGGTGACGACGCTTAACTTCGCCGATGAAACCGTGACGCTCGAAGAAGGCGACAAGGTTATCTTCGCCATTCCGCCGACACGGCTGAAGGACTTGTTGCCTGATGTCGACCCGCCCGAAGACGACGCCAGCATTTTGAATATCCATTATCGCATGGCGAAGCCTGTCCCGACCAAGGCGTTGGGCGAGGGACCGTTCATCGGCATGATCGGCTCTGACGGACAATGGGCGTTCGTGCGCGATGATGTCATTAGTCTGACGACATCAGCGTCAAATGCAATTGGTACGGACGACCGGCCCAATGACGACGTGGTGGCGAAAATCTGGCGCGAAACGCAAATCGCGCTTGATCTCGGCAATGAGGAATACGAACGCGTTCGCGTGATCCGCGAAAAACGCGCAACGCCCGATCAGTCGCCTGCCGGCGCGCGCAAACGCCTCAAACCGGATACTCAATGGCGCAATCTTTTCCTCGCCGGCGATCATATCGACACCGGCGTGCCCGCAACAATTGAGGGATCGATCAGGTCGGGTGAGAGAGCGGCTGAGTTGGCGACTACTGTTATGGGCAAATGA
- a CDS encoding MlaC/ttg2D family ABC transporter substrate-binding protein gives MFMSRVRILAALVAASAVTPAVAQEGAAPAAEEEVSAIDSATDFARSLIDEASQTLTNESLSEEDRLQTFRTFLGEKMDLDFISRIVLAKRYRSEMTEEQNQRYDAAFPAYMTRIYADQFDQIFGKPYSVVDSKPASRGDVFVATDFEVGDRRTLNVVWRIRNSDGENKIVDIIVQGGSIITLKREEFSSFVAANGVDALIETLEGEAA, from the coding sequence ATGTTCATGTCCCGCGTTCGCATTCTCGCCGCACTCGTCGCCGCCTCAGCCGTGACGCCAGCCGTCGCGCAGGAAGGGGCCGCACCCGCCGCCGAGGAAGAAGTCAGCGCCATAGACAGCGCCACGGACTTTGCGCGCTCGCTGATCGACGAAGCCTCGCAAACGCTGACCAACGAAAGCCTGTCTGAAGAGGACCGACTGCAGACGTTCCGTACGTTTCTTGGCGAGAAAATGGACCTCGATTTCATTTCGCGTATTGTGCTCGCCAAACGCTATCGCTCGGAAATGACCGAAGAACAAAACCAGCGTTATGACGCCGCCTTCCCCGCCTACATGACACGCATTTACGCTGATCAGTTCGACCAGATCTTCGGCAAGCCTTATTCAGTAGTCGATTCAAAACCGGCCTCGCGCGGTGACGTATTCGTCGCCACCGACTTCGAAGTTGGCGACCGCCGCACGCTGAACGTCGTCTGGCGCATCCGGAACTCGGACGGCGAGAACAAGATCGTCGACATTATCGTACAGGGCGGATCGATCATTACGCTCAAACGCGAGGAGTTTTCATCCTTCGTCGCGGCCAATGGCGTTGACGCGCTGATTGAAACGCTGGAGGGCGAAGCTGCTTAG
- the hpnH gene encoding adenosyl-hopene transferase HpnH, with translation MSVSLHQQVRVGAYVAKQTLMGRDKYPLVLFLEPLFRCNLACPGCGKIDYPAPILNKRLSVQECLDAVDECGAPVVAVPGGEPLIHKEIGEIVEGIVARKKFVSLCTNALLLEKKLHLFKPSPFLFFSVHLDGLEEEHDHAVDQKGTFKIAIKAIKAAQDAGFNVNVNATIFDNMTAEQVADYLDFATDLGVGISISPGYAYERAEDKEHFLSREKTKNLFRDIFKIGKERGRKWNLSHSSLFLNFLAGNEEYMCTPWGSPTRNVFGWQKPCYLLGEGYVSSFKELMETTEWDKYGTGKYEKCSNCMAHCGYEPTAAMDAVKNPFKMFKIPNMFKIRTEGPMAPEIDLTNARPAEDVHEELVEAEMTKIKNEKKAAAKDKEKAEVAA, from the coding sequence ATGTCAGTATCGCTCCATCAGCAAGTCCGCGTCGGCGCCTATGTGGCGAAGCAAACGCTTATGGGCCGTGACAAATATCCGCTGGTTTTGTTTCTGGAACCTTTGTTCCGCTGCAATCTCGCTTGCCCGGGCTGCGGCAAGATCGATTACCCGGCGCCAATCCTCAACAAGCGCCTTTCGGTGCAGGAATGCCTCGACGCCGTAGACGAATGCGGCGCGCCCGTTGTCGCGGTGCCCGGCGGCGAACCGCTGATCCATAAGGAAATCGGCGAAATCGTTGAAGGCATCGTCGCGCGTAAGAAATTCGTTTCTCTTTGCACCAATGCGTTGTTGCTCGAGAAAAAACTGCACCTGTTCAAGCCGTCGCCATTCCTGTTCTTTTCCGTGCACCTTGATGGGCTTGAAGAAGAGCACGACCATGCGGTCGATCAGAAAGGCACGTTCAAGATCGCAATCAAAGCGATCAAGGCAGCGCAGGACGCAGGCTTTAACGTCAACGTTAATGCGACGATCTTTGACAATATGACGGCGGAGCAGGTCGCCGATTATCTCGACTTCGCCACCGATCTCGGCGTCGGCATTTCGATCTCACCGGGCTACGCCTATGAGCGTGCGGAAGACAAGGAACACTTCCTGTCACGTGAGAAAACGAAGAACCTTTTCCGAGACATCTTCAAAATCGGCAAGGAGCGGGGCCGCAAGTGGAACCTGTCACACTCGTCGCTGTTCCTGAACTTCCTCGCCGGTAATGAGGAATACATGTGTACGCCTTGGGGCTCGCCAACGCGCAACGTCTTCGGATGGCAGAAACCATGCTACCTTCTCGGCGAAGGCTACGTGTCATCGTTCAAGGAACTGATGGAAACAACCGAGTGGGATAAGTACGGCACTGGCAAATATGAGAAGTGCTCGAACTGCATGGCCCATTGCGGCTATGAACCGACGGCCGCAATGGACGCGGTGAAAAACCCGTTCAAAATGTTCAAGATCCCGAACATGTTCAAGATCAGGACCGAAGGCCCGATGGCGCCGGAAATCGATCTTACAAACGCTCGTCCGGCCGAAGACGTGCACGAGGAACTCGTTGAAGCTGAGATGACGAAAATCAAAAACGAGAAAAAAGCGGCGGCCAAGGACAAAGAAAAAGCCGAGGTCGCTGCATAA